A window of Bacillus toyonensis BCT-7112 genomic DNA:
AGTGCTATATTAAAAAGAACCAAGTAGCACATTCGTACTACTTGGTTCTTTTCTAAGCTTGTTCTTCAAATCGTCTTGCGATTTCTACAATAACTTGAACAGCTTTTTCCATAGTATCTACCGAAACATACTCAAATTTACCATGGTAGTTTTCACCACCAGTGAAAATATTTGGCGTCGGTAATCCCATATATGATAATTGTGATCCATCTGTTCCACCGCGAATCGGGTGAATGTTCGGTTCGATATTTAAACTTTTCATCGCTTCATATGCAATATCAACAATTTCTCTTACCGGTTCAATTTTTTCAAGCATGTTATAATATTGATCATTCATTTCTAAAACGACCGCATCTTGCCCATACTTCTCTTGCATTTGCTTCACAATATTTTCAACGTTATTTTTACGTGTCTCAAAATTTTCACGATCAAAATCTCGAATAATGTAATACGCCTTACTTTGCTCAACATCACCATTTAAAGAAAGTAAATGATAGAACCCTTCATAACCTTCCGTATATTCTGGTGCATCTTCTACCGGTAGATGCCCATTAAACTCCATAGCAAGTTTAGTTGCGTTACGCATTTTATTTTTCGCTGTTCCAGGATGTGTATTCGTTCCGTTAAACGTTAACTTAGCACCTGCAGCATTAAAACTTTCATACTCTAAACCACCTAATGGACCTCCATCCATCGTGTAAGCAAATGATGCACCAAACGCTTCTACATCAAAATGCGCTGGCCCACGACCAATTTCTTCATCCGGTGTAAATGCTACTCTTATTTTCCCGTGCTTAATTTGCGGATTATGTATTAAATAGTTCATTGCAACCATAATTTCTGTAAGACCAGCTTTATCATCTGCTCCTAGAAGTGTTGTACCATCAGTTGTAATAATCGTATGACCTTTATATGATGGTAATTCCGGGAACTGCTCTGGTGTTAATACAACATTTAACTCTTCATTTAACGTAATTGCATGACCATCAAAATTTTCATGAATTTGTGGTTTTACGTTTTTCCCTGTAAAGTCTGTTGCCGTATCTAAATGGGCTAAAAATCCGATTACAGGCACATCCTTGTCCGTATTAGCGGGAAGTGTTGCCATCACATAACCATTGTCATCCATCGTTACTTCTGTTAACCCAATTTCTTTTAACTCTTCAACTAATAACTTACCAAATTCAATTTGTCCGGGTGTTGTTGGTACTGTATGGCTTTCTTCATTTGATTGGGTATCAATTTTTACATATCTCGTAAATCTTTCAATAAGTTCTTGTTTCAAGTTCGTTCACTCCCTTTTCTGTTTCTTTCTCCATTATAATCCTTAAAACGAAATATTTTAACTTTTTTGACTGTGAAGATGTATATTTCATTTACATTGTTAACAATTTTAAACGAATGATAAAA
This region includes:
- the pepT gene encoding peptidase T; the protein is MKQELIERFTRYVKIDTQSNEESHTVPTTPGQIEFGKLLVEELKEIGLTEVTMDDNGYVMATLPANTDKDVPVIGFLAHLDTATDFTGKNVKPQIHENFDGHAITLNEELNVVLTPEQFPELPSYKGHTIITTDGTTLLGADDKAGLTEIMVAMNYLIHNPQIKHGKIRVAFTPDEEIGRGPAHFDVEAFGASFAYTMDGGPLGGLEYESFNAAGAKLTFNGTNTHPGTAKNKMRNATKLAMEFNGHLPVEDAPEYTEGYEGFYHLLSLNGDVEQSKAYYIIRDFDRENFETRKNNVENIVKQMQEKYGQDAVVLEMNDQYYNMLEKIEPVREIVDIAYEAMKSLNIEPNIHPIRGGTDGSQLSYMGLPTPNIFTGGENYHGKFEYVSVDTMEKAVQVIVEIARRFEEQA